CATTATATTACACGCCTTTTTACAAGCTTACTACACATCTGAAATATTcttgttttttttatttaatctGATTTTATTTATTCTTGTAGGATTTATGTGCGATTTGTACTGATTTCATTATTTCTGAACTCTGGACTACAAACTTCTTAGTATATCAGGTTTGAGAGTACTGTTTGTTGAGTTGTTGGTATTATTTGTGATATCATAATCTTCATTATCATTTTCGTGTTTACTTGCAGGTGTTTGCAGAGGGCCAAGATTATGGCATTCATGGAGAACGTGTTAGAAGTGCTTGTTGGGGGTATCTTTGTCAAAGTGGTGCCATTGAGTTGAAAGAAGTAAGAAATCAATGCAATCATTTTACGCTACTTGTAGTAGTATATTGAAAGTTTTAACTTGTTTGACCCGTTCCCCCTTTATATACTTTGTTTTTTTGACCACCCAGTTGAAAATACACAACCCAAATACCCATATTTAAGTATACGGGTCAAAATTCTACCCTCCACTACAGTCAGCTCTTGAATGGTTTGCATCATCATCTTATTATTAGGTGCTTCCAAAGCTTTCTTCACAAACGGTGCATGCATTACTGACCTCTGATGAACTGTGGGTCCCTAGTGAAGAAAAACGGTAAGTTACATTCTCTTCTATTTAGTGAAATTTTTATGAAATGCAAATGAATATAGAAAACTAACAAGTGTATCacataccatttttataggtttgaACTAGCTTTGTACACCCTCCTTGCAAAAGGTGCATTTAGTAAGACAGAACCTACAGAACAAGGTGGATCTGTGTCTGCCATTAAAACACAGAACAATAATTTGAACAGTGGCTGCAGTAATCAAATAATATCATCTGAAGTAGACATTATGAAATTAGAAAATGAAGGAAACAGTCATGATACTGCTCAAACTATTTTAGTTGAACTCGCAGACCGAGTTGTAGATTCTCAAACTGGGCAAGAATCTGGATCTAATCAGTCAGATATCGAGTCAAAGTGTCAATGTAACACTGAACAAACTACAACCACAAATACTAAAGAGATTAACTACTCATCCTCTTATCAAGACATGCCAGCTGGCGGTGACATGTCATCATTGGAAGGGCCATCTGAGGAGAGTCCTTGTTATCAGTTGAACAATAATAACTGGCTTGGCGGGGGACAAAAATTCGGTAATGGTATGATGACGTGTAATGATGATGTGGCAAATGAATGGGGAAGATGTGGCATGCCGATGTCATGGGGTGGCAGAATTGTTGGCAGAAGAGAATTGAAGACTTGTGCTAAAGGGATTTGTGGGCTAAACAGTGACGAATACGATACTTTTGTCAATATTTTTGAAGGAGGATCACTTTTGTATTGTAACATGACTTTTGAGGCGCTTTTAAATGTGAGAAAGCAACTGGAGGAATTGGGCTTCCCCTGCAAATCTGTTAACGATGGTCTTTGGCTGCAGGTCATAAATTGCaacttgctttttttttttttttttttttttttttttttttcttttttcttttttctttttttattgaaCTTACCGTCTGTAGTTTGAAATGGGAAATTTGGCGGGGTGACCTACAGTTTGTCTCaagtttttattcttcttctttacTCATCATAAATAGAGCTAGTGTCTCAACTACGATTACCAAAATCAGTCATCATGACAATGATATGTGCTTTTGAGTAAAATGACATGAATTTTGTTTAGTAACGTCCAAAATCAGTTATCTATGTTACAACGTATATACCCGTCTTTACTAGCTTACTTCTTATTTACTCTATGTGTGTCTCCTTTAAAATTATACTCATCCTTGAAACACAAGAAAATATCATGTACATGTTTTATTTGAAAgtaattacatgtgttaatattatCTTGTAGACACTTTTGAGCCAACGGGTGCATGAAATCGGTGCAGACACCTGCAAGAGTTGCTGTCTAGTTAGTATGGCTTGCCAATGTAGGCCACAATATGGATTTTCACGCACCGGTTATTACATGCAAGAGCATGATCAAAATTCTGTAGCTACAGGTATAGGAGACGTTTATGTTACTGATACCTCTCAAGGTGAAGTGAATGGACTATTTCGCCCTGTACGTGTGCATACAAGGGGACCTATTGATGGGCTGGCAGGTATTGGACGTGGGTCAACTTATGTACCCGCAACCGCATGGCCTCCAACACGTTTTGTCTTTTCTCGTGTCCCGTTTCATATGGGAAATAGAAATTGTCAACAGTCAATTGGTAACGATGATCCAGAAAATAGAAATGACCATAATGGGGAACATGGTGGTGATGGGTTGACCGCTTTGGTTGGACTTAGTCAAGGGGTTAATAACAATGATGACGTGGCTGGACATTCGATTGCGGGCCCGAGTAGTAGCGGTGTATCGGTCCAGATGATGGATTCTTCTGAGCATGCTATTAGGGTTGAATGGGAGGATGAAAGTAGTTCGGTATCGTTAGATATCAAAACCCCGTTAAGTCAATTCCCTCCGTTCCGCTTTGCGTAAGTTTCTAACATCCTTTTGTTTTGTAAATCTTTAAAAAAGACAAAATTACTCGGATATTCCCTGTGGCTTACCCAAATCTGCACGCATAGTCCCTGAACTTTTATTTGCATTTGTATTTCTTTGAATCTCATGTGCTTGGCATGTGATGTGAGTTAACGGAATAAATTAACCGTCGTTAGACAGAGGGACAATTTACGCAAAACAATTTCAAGGACTACATGTGCAAAAAAAGTTCAGGGATTACACATACAAATTTGGGTAAACCACATGGACTATCCGTGTAAATTTAGTCTTTTTAAAAAGTAGACAGTTAAGAGTTCTGTAAGTTGTTTATGGTGTAACATTTTTTCTTTATGAAAGTTGTTTTCCAATGGTGTTTTGTTTGTGCGCAGGGTGGAATTTCAGGAAGTTCATCGGCTTAATGATGGACAAGTTAAACACTCTCCAGAGTATTTTTATGCTGGATCCTTGTGGAAAGTATGTTTATACCATGATGATTACATGTGTTGCTTGTAACAAAAGCCTtaacaatttttcatttatttataaaTTGGTTGTGTAGGTAAGTGTTCAGGCTTTTAACGATGAAGATCTTCAAGGACGTCGAACTCTTGGtaatttttatatatttcaagAATCTTACTTGTAGCACTGCAGTAATAAGTACCATTATTAAGGTAGTTACATAATGTAAtttttgtaatttcagggttgtttCTTCACAGAAGGAAGGCAGAGATACCCGAATCTCTCAGAAAGGTTGATCGTAACAAGATAATGTTATTGTTTGAGATatacatattaattattaataattatataaataacttaACAGAGAGCGTTTTCAGGTTCATATGTATGTGGATGCTCGTGAGAAGGTTACCGCTCGTTATCAGGTTCataaactttaaataaataataccAATTATTTCTTTTTATTATGTTATTTTCTCTGTCATTTTTAGGCAGTATTTTGAACTGGATGTTTAGATTACTGATAATTAGAGATGACAAAATGGGTTGGTCGGGTGTCTAAAGAATTTATTTTGTATTTGGATGAACAGTTACAATGCAATATATGATTCCAAAAAGTATTTTATTACCATATTAATCTGATTCTTTGAGTGAAAATAAGCATTTGAAATTCAGTTGGGTGAGAGTTTTTACCCATTTGACCTGATTAATCGATTTGCCTCACGTGTACATTGTTTTAGTCATATAGCTTACCCATTTGAAATTAGATATGATCCAATTGACCCATTTACTAAAAAATTGTTCAAAGTTTCCTCCTTTACTGATAAGGAGTGTCCTAAAACTTATTCACCCCTTCATCTATATTTCTATGATTATTGCTCAATACCTATCCTTagaaaatattaatattttttttgccACTTGATATTATATGATTTAAAACTCCGACGATGATACGAATGGTGCAATTTATAAATTAATTTCCAGTATTAATTCATCATTTTTACAGCTAATTTGTCCATCGAAACGAGAAGTAATGGTGTTCGGGAGCTTCAAACAACCAGGAACCCTTTTACCGAAAGCTCCAAAAGGATGGGGTTGGCGTACAGCTTTATTATTTGATGAGCTTCCAGAGCTTTTACAAAATGGGGCCTTGAGAATTGCGGCTGTTGTGCAACTTATATGAGGTAGACTTGCGGTTTATTATCCATTGAGaagaatatacaaatatataatgaTGAGGATAGCCTTTTATTATATTTGGGATGAAACATCTATAGATCCCTGTAATTGTCATAAATTTTACCAgatataagaattttattacaagaAGTTTGATTATCTTAGTCCCTAGATGTTAGGAAATTTGAAAGTACATTTTAAGCTGTCAAAAAGGAAAGATAAAACACCAAGATTCAATAGAAAGCTGCATATTTGAAGCCCAGATAAACATACATGTATCCTAAATCATCAAGCAAAGCACAAAACTTGCTATATAATCTAGGCAACGACAATACGAAAAGTATGTGAGACCATATTTCAGGTGCCCACCCATTCAACTTTCATGTACTGATGAGTTAGCCCAATATAATAAAGGTGAAATGAATGATAAGAGCGACTCTTGAGATGCATCTCTATCTACCAATATTGCACGGTAATCATATCTTTTAGTAACATTTGCGTGAACGAAATGTACCTCAAGTTCTCACTCTATCAATGTTACAAATAGGATAATCGTTTTCATCTTGATTATCGTGGGTGGACTAATTGGTATCCGAATGACGGAATGTTGAAAGGGAGGTTGATAGACCATCTACACAGCTACACTTTCTGATACAATTGCATCTCTTTAGTGTATGGAATAGTGATAAAGGGTTATTTTATGGAATAGTGATAAAGGGTTATTTGATACCTTTATATAGAGAAAGTAAGGTGCAAATTAAGCAATGTTAGTGGCCACAACATCTTTGATTTTTGAAAAACTATAACCGCCAAAAAGGTGTGGTCTACTATATATATCTTGACCACCTTTGAACCGATAAAAAGGCAGACAATTTGATAAGTTaaaacaacaagaaaaatgaaatTAGTAGTACAATACTGTGTAGCAATAAAGACATCAAATTGGTGTAATTTTCACTGTAATATCAAATTTTGAATTTTGCATTACAAGAATTGTAAGCTCAAATTCTAGAGAACATGGACAAACTTTATATCTAATTTTGTACAAGATTTTAACTTTCATTCATTTCGTGACAAGAATTGTATCTTACAACTTACAAGCATGAAGCATCAATTAAATTTCACAATACTTTTTGATTAAAACTTGAATCTTTTTTCTTTCTAGGGAAAGAAATTAActtagtctttttttttttttttttgtttaacggAAATTAACTTATTGTCTTACTGTCTTAGTTACTAAACTTTGATTTTGTATTATTTGCTGCTTGTACAGTTTCAAAGTTAAGGTAGGTAATATAACAACAAAACTCCATCTCACAAAAATGAGGTATGAGAGAGGTAAAATGTAGACAATCCTTCTTATATCCTAAATTAAGgtgaagtcatttctccacccagagtgaaacacctcAAGAGTAGGGAAAGTCctccctctcaatgttctatggataaatagattgcttccgaatggacctccggccaataaataTGTTAAAAAAAGTGTGAGACGCTATGAAAATGGTGGAATTAAATTTCCATAGATTTTAAACCTGActgaagttcaatttaggctctaagcgaaaGTCAAGTCGCCGATAAATCGACGTTCGATGTTGACTCGATTAATAAAGCCATTATTAAACTTCAATTAACCATTATTCTTTTTTTTCTTTGTATAACcaaaatttaaattaaatatatctaaccATTTAAGTGAGTTATAAATTGACTCAAATCTACGCCTTGATTGAGAAGATTTAACAATCTATTTGAACTACCTGTCTAGTTAAGCTCTAAGCATACACGTGAAACAAGCATTGAATTGTGTTTTAACAccacacttgtgtactcgcagggctagaggtctcgggttcgagcctcgtcacccgctctaggaattgaaatatattccttgaaggtggcccaaagggaaggttttaccgacccgctccgggactaagatccggcccgcctgcccctcgggatggttaaagggtcggatcctcagagtgtggttcgggtttcctgcccgaaagcgcgtgtgtgtgtgcaaatgatgactaggcttcggtccggactgatgcaagcttgcctttcaaaaaaaaaaaaagttcaaaccGAAAGTAAATTGCCAActtgtattgaaatgtcccgttcttattgattaaaaacgttccatattaattgatttcgttgcgaggttttgacctctatatgagacgtttttcaaagactgcattcattttaaaacaaaccataacctttatttcatcaataaaggtttaaaaagctttacgtagattatcaaataatgataatctaaaatatcctgtttacacgcgaccattacataatggtttacaatacaaatatgttacaacgaaataagtttcttgaatgcagtttttacacaatatcatacaagcatggactccaaatctcgtccttatttaagtatgcgacagcggaagctcttaatattcacctgagaataaacatgctttaaacgtcaacaaaaatgttggtgagttataggtttaacctatatatatcaaatcgtaacaatagaccacaagatttcatatttcaatatacatcctatacatagagataaaaatcattcatatggtgaacacctggtaaccgacattaacaagatgcatatataagaatatccccatcattccgggacacccttcggatatgatataaatttcgaagtactaaagcatccggtactttggatggggtttgttaggcccaatagatctatctttaggattcgcgtcaattagggtgtctgttccataattcttagattaccagacttaataaaaaggggcatattcgatttcgataattcaaccatagaatgtagtttcacgtacttgtgtctattctgtaaatcatttataaaacctgcatgtattctcatcccaaaaatattagattttaaaagtgggactataactcactttcacagatttttacttcgtcgggaagtaagacttggccactggttgattcacgaacctataacaatatatacatatatatcaaagtatgttcaaaatatatttacaacacttttaatatattttgatgttttaagtttattaagtcagctgtcctcgttagtaacctacaactagttgtccacagttagatgtacagaaataaatcgataaatattatcttgaatcaatccacgacccagtgtatacgtatcttagtattgatcacaactcaaactatatatattttggaatcaacctcaaccctgtatagctaactccaacattcacatatagagtgtctatggttgttccgaaatatatatagatgtgtcgacatgataggtcgaaacattgtatacgtgtctatggtatctcaagattacataatatacaatacaagttgattaagttatggttggaatagatttgttaccaattttcacgtagctaaaatgagaaaaattatccaatcttgttttacccataacttcttcattttaaatccattttgagtgaatcaaattgctatggtttcatattgaactctattttatgaatctaaacagaaaaagtataggtttatagtcggaaaaataagttacaagtcgtttttgtaaaggtagtcatttcagtcgaaagaacgacgtctagatgaccattttagaaaacatacttccactttgagtttaaccataatttttggatatagtttcatgttcataataaaaatcattttctcataataacaacttttaaatcaaagtttatcatagtttttaattaaataacccaaaacagcccgcggtgttactacgacggcgtaaatccggttttacggtgtttttcgtgtttccaggttttaaatcattaagttagcatatcatatagatatataacatgtgtttagttgattttaaaagtcaagttagaaggattaacttttatttgcgaacaagttta
This genomic window from Rutidosis leptorrhynchoides isolate AG116_Rl617_1_P2 chromosome 2, CSIRO_AGI_Rlap_v1, whole genome shotgun sequence contains:
- the LOC139891393 gene encoding uncharacterized protein, whose product is MEPNSLNYPNNTTINHNHNHHQQQHRSYQQQTTTTPSSIQMNRQQQQQQQSQQQSDNNNTGEELQALDCNLISLCDHIQLEGFNNGSFSDVIVQAMGATYHLHRLILSRSSYFRNMLHGPWKDANAPVLTLHVDDSNVNREAIAIALAYLYGNHPKLDDSNAFRVLAAASYLDLQDLCAICTDFIISELWTTNFLVYQVFAEGQDYGIHGERVRSACWGYLCQSGAIELKEVLPKLSSQTVHALLTSDELWVPSEEKRFELALYTLLAKGAFSKTEPTEQGGSVSAIKTQNNNLNSGCSNQIISSEVDIMKLENEGNSHDTAQTILVELADRVVDSQTGQESGSNQSDIESKCQCNTEQTTTTNTKEINYSSSYQDMPAGGDMSSLEGPSEESPCYQLNNNNWLGGGQKFGNGMMTCNDDVANEWGRCGMPMSWGGRIVGRRELKTCAKGICGLNSDEYDTFVNIFEGGSLLYCNMTFEALLNVRKQLEELGFPCKSVNDGLWLQTLLSQRVHEIGADTCKSCCLVSMACQCRPQYGFSRTGYYMQEHDQNSVATGIGDVYVTDTSQGEVNGLFRPVRVHTRGPIDGLAGIGRGSTYVPATAWPPTRFVFSRVPFHMGNRNCQQSIGNDDPENRNDHNGEHGGDGLTALVGLSQGVNNNDDVAGHSIAGPSSSGVSVQMMDSSEHAIRVEWEDESSSVSLDIKTPLSQFPPFRFAVEFQEVHRLNDGQVKHSPEYFYAGSLWKVSVQAFNDEDLQGRRTLGLFLHRRKAEIPESLRKVHMYVDAREKVTARYQLICPSKREVMVFGSFKQPGTLLPKAPKGWGWRTALLFDELPELLQNGALRIAAVVQLI